Genomic segment of Yoonia sp. R2331:
TCCTGCCGGGTATTCTGTCCCAAAGTAACGCGCTTGCGGTGCACGATTCCCGCCCCGTGGTTGTCGCGGCAGTCGCGCAAGCGGTGGAAGAGGTTCTTGCCAAGGCGCTGCCCGACTGCGGCGCGCGGGATGTGATTGTGCTGGGTGGCGCGGGCCGGATCGGGCGCGCGGTCTGCGCGGCCCTGACGGCAGATGGTTATACCGCGCACCCGGTCGATCCGCGCAGCGGGGTGCAGGCCCTGCCCATCGCCCTTCAGGGCAAGCCCTGCCTGTTGGTGGACATCGCCCGCAAAGGGGCGATCCGCGCCTACATCCCGCAGATGTGGCCCGGGCTGGTGGTTTTGAATGAGGTCTTTCCCTGCCCGTCACGCCGCGACGTGCAGCTGATGACGGACAAGGGCGTGGCCGTTTACCACCTTGCGGGCGTGCACGGCCGGGTCATTCCGCCGCTGCCACATGGCTATGAGGATGCGGTGCCCTGCTGCGCCAGCCATGCCGCAAAGGTGGGTGGGGTTCGGGTTGTGGCGCTGGGTCAGTCCTGATCGCGCTTGACCGGTGCGCCACCGGCAAAGTTGTTCACGGCGTGATAGTCGATCGGGTCTTCCTGCATCTGCAAATGCAGCCCGTCGCCGGTGTAGGGATGCGCCCGCGCCAGCGCCTCGTCCACCTCGATGCCCAGACCGGGGGCCGTGGGGACGGGGATATAGCCATCCTCGACCGTCAGCGTGTTCTTGATCAGCGCCGCGTGGAACGGGGTTTCGATGGTCTCGGCCATCAGGATGTTGGGGATCGCCGCGGCAAGCTGCACGTTGGCGGCCCATTCGACGGGACCGGCGTAAAGGTGCGGGGCCATCTGGGCGTTGTGAACTTCGGCGATTGCAGCGATCTTCTTGGTTTCCCAGATGCCGCCCGAGCGCCCCAGCGCTGGTTGCAGGATGCTGACACCTTGGCGCAGTGCGGCTGCAAACTCCGCCTTGGTGGTCAGACGCTCGCCGGTGGCGACGGGGATGCGCACCTGATCGGCCACGGTCGTCAGGTCGGTGTCGGGCGGGCAGGGTTCTTCGTACCAGAGCGGCGAGAAGGGCTCTAACGCCTGACCCATGCGGATCGCCCCGCCGGTCGAAAATTGCCCATGGGTGCCAAAAAGCAGGTCCGCGCGGTCGCCAACCGCCTCTCGGATTGCGCGGCAGAAGGCGACCGAGGTCGAGATGTCGTACATCGACGGCATGTGCCCTGCGCGGATCGTGTAGGGGCCCGCGGGGTCGAATTTCACGGCCGAATAACCCGCCTCAACACAGGCCACAGCGCTTTCGGCGGCCATCTCGGGCGAGGCCCAGAAGGCGGGCAAAGGGTGGTCGTCTTTGGGATAAAGGTAGGTATAAGCGCGGATCCGGTCGTTCAGACGCCCGCCGATCAGCGCGTGTACAGGCCGGTCGCGGTCCTTGCCAAGGATGTCCCAACAGGCGATTTCCAGCCCCGACCATGCGCCCATGACGGTCAGGTCCGGGCGCTGCGTAAAGCCTGCGGAATAGGCGCGGCGGAACATCAGCTCAATGTCTTCGGGGTTCTGGTTGGCCATGTGCCGGGCAAAGACATCGCGGATGACATGGGTCATCGCATCAGGGCCCACGCTGCTGGCATAGCATTCGCCCCAACCGGTGATCCCGGTGTCTGTGGTCACTTTCACAAGGATCCAGTAGCGTCCGCCCCAGCCCGGTGCGGGCGGTGCCGTGACGATGATGTCGAGGTCGGTGAGTTTCATGATAATGTCCGCGCAGGAGGAATTTGAAATGGACACAATCACGCTTCGGGTTTTGGGTCCAGATGACTTTGAACTGCTGATGGCCGTGACACCGGGTTTGTTTGACGCGCCGATGCGCGCCGATCAGGCCCGCGCATTTCTGGACAACCCGATGCATGTATGTGTGCTGGCGTTTGAGGGCGATCTGGCGGTGGCCATGGCCACGGGCACGGTGTTGCTGCACCCTGATAAAGCGCCGGCGATGTTCATCAATGAAATTGGCACGCGCGACGCCTATCAGCGGCGCGGGATCGGGACCCGTGTGACGCAGGCCTTGATTGATCTGGCACGCAAACGGGGGTGCGAAGGTGTCTGGCTGGGAACCGAGCACGACAATGCAGCGGCCCTTGGCCTATACCGCAGTATGAAGGCGGACGAGGTGAAAGGATCGTTCTTTGGCTGGGACGACGCGCTGTGACGCAGCCCCGGGGCCTGTCAGGATTCTGACAGCGCCACTTTCATGTCCTTGACCTGATAGATCACTTCACCGTCCGCCTCGACGATGCCATCGGCCACGCCCATGGTCAGGCGACGGGTTTGGAGGGCTTTGGTAAAGTCGATCTTGTAGGTCAGCATCTTGCGGCCGGGGCGGACCATGCCAGTCAGTTTGACCTCGCCCACGCCCAGCGCGTAACCGCGCCCTTGCCAGCCGCGCCAGCCAAGGTTGAAACCGGTCAGCTGCCACAGGCCATCAAGACCAAGGCAGCCGGGCATGATCGGATTGCCCGGGAAGTGGCAGTCAAAGAACCACAGATCGGGTGTGATATCGAATTCCGCCACCACATGGCCTTTGCCATGTGCGCCGCCGTCGCCTGAAATGTCGGTGATCCGGTCCATCATCAGCATTGGTGGCGCAGGAAGTTGCGCGTTGCCGGGGCCGAAAAGTTCGCCACGGGCACAGGCCAGCAGGCCTTCTTTGTCAAAACTGGTGGGGAAATCAGCCATATGATCGGGCTTTCTTGTTGTTTGCGCTTTGTCGACCACTACCACTAGGGGGATTGGCGGGGCAAGGGCAGGGGATCATGGGCAGTGTCGGTGACTTTGGGCGCCGCCAAATTTTTCAAAAATTTGGGGCCCGGTGGCGCAGGGTCCGCGCTCTTGCAGGTTGCGGACTGGTTGAAGCCCGGGGGAGCCTCCGGCGGGGATATTTTTGGCCAGAAGAAGATGGGGTTTGCGCAACGCCCACGCGCAGGTTTACGCTTTGAAGCGGGAGATTGATATGGACGCAGAATTTTCACGCCGCCAATTGCTGAGCCCGCCGGAGTTGCGGGCCTTGACCGCAAGGTCAGATGCCAAAGGTTGGCAGCAGATGGGCAGCCATCTGGGCGCGATTGCCGTTGTCGCGATGCTGCATGCGGTGGCGCTTGACACATGGTGGGTTGTGTTGACCGGGCTGGCGCTGGGTGTCTTGCTGAACTTTACCTATGCCGCGCAGCACGAGTTGAGCCATGCCACCGTGTTCCAGACGCGGCGGCTGAATGAATGGTGGGGGCGGGTGATCGGCTTTGTGCAGATGTTCCCGCGCGACTACGATCAGATCATGCATTTTGCCCACCACCAGTACACGCAAGACTGGGAACGCGATGGCGAGTTGGTGCGCGAACCTTACACGCTGACCACCTATCTGTTGT
This window contains:
- the fabA gene encoding bifunctional 3-hydroxydecanoyl-ACP dehydratase/trans-2-decenoyl-ACP isomerase; translation: MADFPTSFDKEGLLACARGELFGPGNAQLPAPPMLMMDRITDISGDGGAHGKGHVVAEFDITPDLWFFDCHFPGNPIMPGCLGLDGLWQLTGFNLGWRGWQGRGYALGVGEVKLTGMVRPGRKMLTYKIDFTKALQTRRLTMGVADGIVEADGEVIYQVKDMKVALSES
- a CDS encoding mandelate racemase/muconate lactonizing enzyme family protein, coding for MKLTDLDIIVTAPPAPGWGGRYWILVKVTTDTGITGWGECYASSVGPDAMTHVIRDVFARHMANQNPEDIELMFRRAYSAGFTQRPDLTVMGAWSGLEIACWDILGKDRDRPVHALIGGRLNDRIRAYTYLYPKDDHPLPAFWASPEMAAESAVACVEAGYSAVKFDPAGPYTIRAGHMPSMYDISTSVAFCRAIREAVGDRADLLFGTHGQFSTGGAIRMGQALEPFSPLWYEEPCPPDTDLTTVADQVRIPVATGERLTTKAEFAAALRQGVSILQPALGRSGGIWETKKIAAIAEVHNAQMAPHLYAGPVEWAANVQLAAAIPNILMAETIETPFHAALIKNTLTVEDGYIPVPTAPGLGIEVDEALARAHPYTGDGLHLQMQEDPIDYHAVNNFAGGAPVKRDQD
- a CDS encoding GNAT family N-acetyltransferase, with amino-acid sequence MDTITLRVLGPDDFELLMAVTPGLFDAPMRADQARAFLDNPMHVCVLAFEGDLAVAMATGTVLLHPDKAPAMFINEIGTRDAYQRRGIGTRVTQALIDLARKRGCEGVWLGTEHDNAAALGLYRSMKADEVKGSFFGWDDAL